One genomic region from Actinocatenispora thailandica encodes:
- a CDS encoding MCE family protein has protein sequence MTPRSVKIKVLAFVLVSVLGVCYVAVRYVGVGAALLGNTYELAADFSNAGGIFTNASVTYRGSPIGKVTSVDLTAKQVRVTMRIDRGVRIPRDLRAVVTDRSAVGEQYLDLRPNTASGPYLAPGDVIPASRTGIPLPTETLLANLDKLVSSVDTKDLQVVVNELGAAFQGSEGSLQQIIDSSDKILATANQDLPQTVKLLQDGQTVLTTQQASAAEIRRWAKGLADLTHTLRTSDADLRKVIANAPPAAKQVSGLLRDVDPNIGMLLGNLITVGGIATRRLPGIKQILVVYPLDIAGGFTVTPGDGTAHFGLVLDVDDPAPCQYIRTGVKVACTNSERASGSEVRGSQNTPRPTGPEITPVPEGAGSLPSTGSTSGSGDTGSVDGATAKPGADLAGYDPSTGLVLGPDGQPLQFGGTGGQYQLAGDQSWKQLLLTGLES, from the coding sequence ATGACTCCGCGCAGCGTCAAGATCAAGGTGCTGGCCTTCGTACTGGTCAGCGTGCTCGGCGTCTGCTACGTCGCGGTCCGCTACGTCGGGGTCGGCGCCGCGCTGCTGGGCAACACGTACGAGCTGGCGGCCGACTTCAGCAACGCCGGCGGCATCTTCACCAACGCCTCGGTCACCTACCGGGGCAGCCCGATCGGCAAGGTCACCTCGGTCGACCTGACCGCCAAGCAGGTCCGGGTGACGATGCGCATCGACCGCGGGGTGCGGATCCCGCGGGATCTGCGCGCCGTGGTCACCGACCGCTCGGCCGTCGGCGAGCAGTACCTGGACCTGCGGCCGAACACCGCCTCCGGCCCGTACCTGGCGCCCGGCGACGTGATCCCGGCGAGCCGGACCGGGATTCCGCTGCCGACCGAGACGCTGCTGGCCAACCTGGACAAGCTGGTCAGCTCCGTCGACACCAAGGACCTGCAGGTCGTGGTGAACGAGCTCGGCGCGGCGTTCCAGGGCAGCGAGGGGTCGCTGCAGCAGATCATCGACTCCAGCGACAAGATCCTCGCCACCGCGAACCAGGATCTGCCGCAGACCGTCAAGCTGCTGCAGGACGGCCAGACCGTGCTGACCACCCAGCAGGCCAGTGCGGCCGAGATCCGCCGCTGGGCCAAGGGACTCGCCGACCTGACCCACACCCTGCGCACCTCCGACGCCGACCTGCGGAAGGTGATCGCGAACGCGCCGCCCGCGGCGAAGCAGGTGTCCGGTCTGCTGCGCGACGTCGACCCGAACATCGGGATGCTGCTCGGCAACCTGATCACGGTCGGTGGCATCGCGACCCGGCGGCTGCCCGGCATCAAGCAGATCCTGGTGGTGTACCCGCTGGACATCGCCGGCGGTTTCACCGTGACGCCGGGCGACGGTACCGCCCACTTCGGCCTGGTACTCGACGTCGACGACCCGGCGCCCTGCCAGTACATCCGGACCGGGGTGAAGGTGGCCTGCACCAACTCCGAGCGGGCCAGCGGCTCGGAGGTACGCGGCAGCCAGAACACGCCGCGGCCCACCGGCCCGGAAATCACCCCGGTACCCGAAGGGGCCGGCTCGCTGCCGTCCACCGGTTCGACGTCCGGTTCGGGCGACACCGGGTCGGTCGACGGCGCCACCGCGAAGCCCGGTGCCGATCTGGCCGGGTACGACCCGTCGACCGGGCTGGTGCTCGGGCCGGACGGGCAGCCACTACAGTTCGGCGGCACCGGCGGCCAGTACCAGTTGGCCGGCGACCAGTCCTGGAAGCAGTTGCTGCTCACGGGGCTGGAATCGTGA
- a CDS encoding MCE family protein: protein MRTRIRRLLPALLGLVLLAGCGSSGLSGVQLPGGAGGDGYRLTIEFGNVLDLVPQAAVKSNDVTVGSVRSVTRKGWHAQVEVQVDKNVELPANAVASIRQTSLLGEKFVDLDAPTDRPATGRLRAGATIPLARTSRNVEAEEVLGAMSLLLNGGSLEKLKTINDEVAKVFDGREPDVRDTLKQLDTFVGGLDDQKKQIVRAINALNTFSRQVAKQKTTVAKAVDALDPGLKVLDDQKKQLIDMLAAVKKLGTVGTRVIKESRQDLLANLKSLQPTLTQLVKSGDNLPKSVDQLLTYPFPPNVGGAIVGDYVNLHLTVDLNVTDILSNLLTSTPVGDQQGKVADQNGPVRDPNQTGSKSTTAQPGPTDDKGRQLPAGESNPRQGDLLSILLGGLTG, encoded by the coding sequence GTGAGGACGCGCATCCGGCGGCTGCTGCCCGCATTGCTCGGCCTGGTGCTGCTGGCCGGCTGCGGCTCGTCGGGGCTGTCCGGGGTGCAGCTGCCCGGCGGTGCCGGCGGTGACGGCTACCGGCTGACGATCGAGTTCGGCAACGTGCTCGATCTGGTCCCGCAGGCGGCCGTGAAGAGCAACGACGTGACCGTCGGCAGCGTCCGGTCGGTGACCCGGAAGGGGTGGCACGCGCAGGTCGAGGTGCAGGTCGACAAGAACGTCGAGCTGCCGGCGAACGCGGTCGCATCGATCCGGCAGACCAGCCTGCTGGGCGAGAAGTTCGTCGACCTGGACGCCCCGACCGACCGGCCGGCGACCGGCCGGCTGCGCGCCGGCGCCACCATCCCGCTGGCCCGGACCAGCCGCAACGTCGAGGCCGAGGAGGTCCTCGGGGCGATGTCGCTGCTGCTCAACGGCGGCAGCCTGGAGAAGCTGAAGACGATCAACGACGAGGTCGCGAAGGTCTTCGACGGCAGGGAACCCGACGTCCGGGACACGTTGAAGCAGCTGGACACGTTCGTCGGCGGCCTGGACGACCAGAAGAAGCAGATCGTGCGCGCGATCAACGCGCTGAACACGTTCTCCCGCCAGGTCGCGAAGCAGAAGACGACGGTGGCGAAGGCGGTCGACGCGCTCGACCCGGGCCTGAAGGTGCTGGACGACCAGAAGAAGCAGCTGATCGACATGCTCGCCGCGGTCAAGAAGCTCGGCACCGTCGGTACCAGGGTGATCAAGGAGAGCCGGCAGGACCTGCTGGCGAACCTGAAGTCGTTGCAGCCGACGCTGACCCAGCTGGTGAAGTCGGGCGACAACCTGCCGAAGTCGGTGGACCAGCTGCTGACCTACCCGTTCCCGCCGAACGTCGGCGGCGCCATCGTCGGCGACTACGTCAACCTGCACCTGACCGTCGACCTCAACGTCACCGACATCCTGTCGAACCTGCTGACCAGTACCCCGGTCGGCGATCAGCAGGGCAAGGTCGCCGACCAGAACGGCCCGGTCCGGGACCCGAACCAGACGGGGTCGAAGTCGACCACCGCGCAACCGGGGCCGACCGACGACAAGGGCCGGCAGCTGCCGGCGGGCGAGTCGAATCCACGGCAGGGCGACCTGCTCAGCATCCTGCTGGGAGGGCTGACCGGATGA
- a CDS encoding MCE family protein translates to MMVRSHRDSRSLGVFRSRLGIGLAVAVVAVLGTAIGLAVWRMGPPQKTLTAYFSQSVGIYANSDVRVMGVKIGHVTAVRPGGRTVAVSMTYDADYEIPAKAKAVIVPPSIVGDRYVQLTPGYVGGAVLSTGAVLRGDRAVVPLELDDVYKALNNLSVAVGPNGANKNGSLNNLIRTGAKNLKGNGKDLNQTLRDLAAALDTVSDGRQDLFGTVVNLQKFTTALAESDGAVRQFNKQLADVSEQLSNERDDLAAALKDLGTALKQVATFVKTNRKELSDNVAALTDITGVLVKQQKSIIDVLDLAPTALSNLNLAYNARSGTLDTRDDIIGPYDPASYVCSLVTHLVPVKQVPVACFELAAFLAKAGSPLTTELKHLLNLLPIPGLNLGAIIQPDPDGTTGGTDRVGQKPVDGETTPQGDGSGGVASDPTLGGILGGGGK, encoded by the coding sequence ATGATGGTCCGCAGTCACCGGGACAGCCGTTCGCTGGGGGTGTTCCGCAGCCGGCTCGGGATCGGCCTGGCCGTCGCCGTGGTCGCCGTGCTCGGCACCGCGATCGGCCTGGCGGTGTGGCGGATGGGCCCGCCGCAGAAGACGCTCACCGCCTACTTCAGCCAGTCGGTCGGCATCTACGCCAACTCCGACGTGCGGGTGATGGGCGTCAAGATCGGCCACGTCACCGCGGTCCGACCCGGCGGCCGGACGGTCGCGGTCAGCATGACCTACGACGCCGACTACGAGATCCCGGCGAAGGCCAAGGCGGTCATCGTGCCGCCGAGCATCGTCGGCGACCGGTACGTGCAGCTCACCCCCGGCTATGTCGGCGGCGCGGTGCTGTCCACCGGTGCGGTGCTGCGCGGCGACCGGGCGGTCGTGCCGCTGGAACTCGACGACGTGTACAAGGCGCTGAACAACCTCAGCGTCGCGGTCGGCCCGAACGGCGCCAACAAGAACGGTTCGCTGAACAACCTGATCCGGACCGGCGCGAAGAACCTCAAGGGCAACGGCAAGGACCTCAACCAGACGCTGCGGGACCTGGCCGCCGCGCTGGACACCGTGTCGGACGGCCGGCAGGACCTGTTCGGCACCGTGGTCAACCTGCAGAAGTTCACCACCGCGCTGGCCGAGAGCGACGGCGCGGTCCGCCAGTTCAACAAGCAACTGGCGGACGTCTCGGAACAGCTGTCCAACGAGCGGGACGACCTGGCCGCCGCGCTCAAGGACCTCGGTACCGCGCTGAAGCAGGTCGCGACGTTCGTCAAGACCAACCGCAAGGAACTGTCGGACAACGTGGCCGCGCTCACCGACATCACCGGGGTGCTGGTCAAGCAGCAGAAGTCGATCATCGACGTGCTCGACCTGGCGCCGACCGCGCTGTCCAACCTGAACCTCGCGTACAACGCTCGTTCCGGCACGCTGGACACCCGCGACGACATCATCGGGCCGTACGACCCGGCGTCGTACGTGTGCTCGCTGGTGACCCACCTGGTGCCGGTCAAGCAGGTTCCGGTGGCGTGCTTCGAACTGGCCGCGTTCCTGGCCAAGGCCGGTTCACCGCTGACCACCGAACTCAAGCACCTGCTCAACCTGCTGCCGATCCCGGGGCTGAACCTCGGCGCGATCATCCAGCCGGACCCGGACGGGACCACCGGCGGTACCGACCGGGTCGGCCAGAAGCCGGTCGACGGCGAGACGACGCCGCAGGGCGACGGGTCCGGTGGCGTCGCGTCCGACCCGACCCTCGGCGGCATCCTCGGAGGTGGTGGCAAGTGA
- a CDS encoding MCE family protein, translating into MKPFRQRNHLVIGMAGIAVVVLGVLAAFNADKLPVIGGGDRYSAEFTDASGLATDNEVRIAGVKVGKVTGIDLTHHDGKPAVRVDFRVDRGVSFGTKTEATIRIKTVLGQKFLGLEPAGPGSMRPGQQIPRSRTSSPFDVVQAVNGLADTVDKIDTKQLAKAFDTLSATLADTAPNVKGSIHGLSRLSRTVASRDDALRQLLRRARGVTQVLANRDKQFQQLLTDGNKLLKEVKARRDAIHQLLVSTDELAKQLSGLVEDNQKQLNPALKQLRQVVQVLQNNRDNLTKSIQNMAPFLNAFTNVLGNGRWFDSYMDALLQPYTVGAPPARPQGGDRAGSAATQTGSESTGSGKTDQGGSAKPKATPSAGATPSGGASPGGTGTPAPGGALSPSTTASPGR; encoded by the coding sequence GTGAAGCCGTTCCGGCAGCGCAACCACCTCGTGATCGGGATGGCCGGAATCGCGGTCGTGGTGCTCGGCGTGCTCGCCGCGTTCAACGCCGACAAGCTGCCGGTGATCGGCGGCGGCGACCGGTACTCGGCGGAGTTCACCGACGCGAGCGGCCTCGCCACCGACAACGAGGTACGCATCGCCGGGGTCAAGGTCGGCAAGGTGACCGGGATCGACCTCACCCACCACGACGGGAAGCCCGCGGTGCGGGTCGACTTCCGGGTCGACCGCGGTGTCTCGTTCGGGACGAAGACCGAGGCGACGATCCGGATCAAGACGGTGCTGGGGCAGAAGTTCCTCGGCCTGGAGCCGGCCGGGCCCGGTTCGATGCGGCCCGGCCAGCAGATCCCGCGCTCGCGCACCTCGTCCCCGTTCGACGTGGTTCAGGCGGTGAACGGGCTGGCCGACACCGTCGACAAGATCGACACGAAGCAGCTGGCGAAGGCGTTCGACACGCTGTCCGCGACGCTGGCGGACACCGCGCCGAACGTGAAGGGCTCGATCCACGGCCTGTCCCGGCTGTCCCGCACGGTGGCCAGCCGCGACGACGCGCTGCGCCAGTTGTTGCGCCGGGCGCGCGGGGTCACCCAGGTGCTGGCCAACCGGGACAAGCAGTTCCAGCAGCTGCTGACCGACGGGAACAAGCTGCTCAAGGAGGTCAAGGCCCGCCGGGACGCGATCCACCAGTTGCTGGTGAGCACCGACGAGCTGGCCAAGCAGCTGTCCGGGCTGGTCGAGGACAACCAGAAGCAGCTCAACCCGGCGCTCAAGCAGCTGCGCCAGGTGGTGCAGGTGTTGCAGAACAACCGCGACAACCTCACCAAGAGCATCCAGAACATGGCGCCGTTCCTGAACGCGTTCACCAACGTGCTGGGCAACGGCCGGTGGTTCGACTCGTACATGGACGCGCTGCTCCAGCCGTACACGGTGGGTGCGCCGCCGGCCCGCCCGCAGGGCGGCGACCGGGCCGGCTCCGCCGCCACCCAGACCGGCAGCGAGAGCACCGGGAGCGGCAAGACCGACCAGGGCGGTTCGGCGAAGCCGAAGGCCACCCCGTCGGCGGGGGCCACACCGTCCGGCGGCGCGTCGCCCGGCGGTACCGGGACGCCGGCGCCCGGCGGCGCACTGTCACCGTCCACGACCGCGAGCCCGGGCAGGTGA
- a CDS encoding MCE family protein — protein sequence MSGRSSSRSVAPALIKLIVFAVVTVVLTGLLATTLGSLGWFGGTRYNARFTDVTGLLKGDDVRIAGVKVGQVKGISLVHGKTAQVSFTVDDTVPMPKSVRAKIRYRNLIGQRYVELTEGTGDSATLPAGSTIPLSHTAPALDLTALFNGFQPLFAGLSPKDVNKFAYEIIQVLQGEGGTVNDLLARTASLTNTLADRDKVIGQVIDNLNKVLATLNARDDKLSDIISSLQDFVSGLSADRKNIGDSIQSLGDLAGTTADLVKDGRPALKDDIKQLRSLATTLNANTSVIEGTLARLPVRTAALTRTASYGSWFNFYMCNFDGTVNVPGIGDVNPATVSATAARCASPATSGGAK from the coding sequence ATGAGCGGCCGGAGCAGCAGCCGGAGCGTGGCGCCGGCGTTGATCAAGCTGATCGTGTTCGCCGTGGTGACGGTGGTGCTGACCGGGCTGCTCGCGACCACGCTCGGCTCGCTGGGCTGGTTCGGCGGGACCCGGTACAACGCCCGGTTCACCGACGTCACGGGCCTGTTGAAGGGCGACGACGTGCGGATCGCCGGGGTCAAGGTGGGCCAGGTCAAGGGCATCTCGCTGGTGCACGGCAAGACCGCGCAGGTGTCCTTCACGGTCGACGACACGGTGCCGATGCCGAAGTCGGTCCGGGCGAAGATCCGGTACCGCAACCTGATCGGCCAGCGCTACGTCGAGCTCACCGAGGGCACCGGGGACAGCGCCACGCTGCCCGCCGGCAGCACCATCCCGCTGTCCCACACCGCGCCGGCGCTCGACCTGACCGCGCTGTTCAACGGGTTCCAGCCGCTGTTCGCCGGGCTGTCGCCGAAGGACGTCAACAAGTTCGCGTACGAGATCATCCAGGTGCTGCAGGGTGAGGGCGGCACGGTGAACGACCTGCTCGCCCGGACCGCGTCGCTGACCAACACGCTGGCCGACCGGGACAAGGTGATCGGCCAGGTGATCGACAACCTGAACAAGGTGCTGGCCACGCTGAACGCCCGGGACGACAAGCTCTCCGACATCATCTCGTCGCTGCAGGACTTCGTGTCCGGGCTGTCCGCCGACCGCAAGAACATCGGTGACTCGATCCAGAGCCTCGGCGACCTCGCCGGTACCACCGCCGATCTGGTCAAGGACGGTCGGCCGGCGCTGAAGGACGACATCAAGCAGCTGCGCTCGCTCGCGACCACGCTGAACGCCAACACCAGCGTGATCGAGGGGACGCTGGCCCGGCTGCCGGTGCGCACCGCGGCGCTGACCCGGACCGCGTCGTACGGGTCCTGGTTCAACTTCTACATGTGCAACTTCGACGGCACCGTCAACGTGCCGGGCATCGGTGACGTGAACCCGGCGACGGTGTCGGCGACCGCCGCCCGCTGTGCCTCGCCGGCGACGAGCGGGGGTGCGAAGTGA
- a CDS encoding MCE family protein has translation MNRVSDGLRRRLLGVGFVLLVAVLLAAAVGAYQKVFTPAVWVTVVADHTGLQVDRNADVKLRGVVVGQVRDISANGQRAKLRLALDPGSVPRIPSNVTARMLPKTLFGEKYVSLDAPARPSGHAITAGTVVHQDRSAQAVELERVLDRALPLLKAVPPEKVSATLTALAEALRGRGEELGDTLVTLDRYLKTLNAQMPTIQSDIRKLSDVLDTYTGALPDLMAILRNLTVTSSTVAEQRSQLAAFWSDTTGLADTATPFLQRHEGRLIQLGQVSRPLLDVLAEYSPEYPCLTAGAVRLQQNIEGAFDTGRLHITLEITKDSGKYVAGDEPANLADTGPNCRGLPSPAVPYPGGTVADGYQHGVSHPGGLLSGGGDPGTAGSGLGGIGGGSGVDMGYAGTSAEQSVVNPLVAAATGRNVTDLGGIDDLLWGPLMRGSVVSVK, from the coding sequence GTGAACAGGGTGTCTGACGGGCTGCGGCGCCGGTTGCTCGGCGTCGGGTTCGTCCTGCTGGTGGCGGTGCTACTCGCCGCGGCGGTCGGTGCCTACCAGAAGGTGTTCACCCCGGCGGTGTGGGTGACGGTGGTCGCCGACCACACCGGGCTGCAGGTGGACCGGAACGCCGACGTGAAGCTGCGCGGCGTCGTCGTCGGCCAGGTACGCGACATCTCCGCGAACGGGCAGCGGGCGAAGCTGCGGCTGGCGCTGGATCCCGGCTCGGTGCCGCGGATCCCGTCGAACGTGACGGCCAGGATGCTGCCGAAGACGCTGTTCGGCGAGAAGTACGTGTCGCTGGACGCGCCGGCTCGGCCGTCCGGTCACGCGATCACCGCCGGTACGGTCGTGCACCAGGACCGCTCGGCGCAGGCGGTGGAGCTGGAGCGGGTGCTCGATCGCGCGCTGCCGCTGCTCAAGGCGGTACCGCCGGAGAAGGTCTCGGCGACGCTGACCGCGCTGGCGGAGGCGCTCCGCGGTCGCGGCGAGGAACTCGGCGACACGCTCGTGACGCTGGACAGGTACCTCAAGACGCTGAACGCGCAGATGCCGACGATCCAGTCCGACATCCGCAAGCTGTCCGACGTGCTGGACACCTACACCGGGGCGTTGCCGGACCTGATGGCGATCCTGCGGAACCTGACGGTGACCTCGTCGACGGTCGCCGAGCAGCGCAGCCAGCTCGCCGCGTTCTGGTCCGACACCACCGGGCTGGCCGACACGGCGACGCCGTTCCTGCAGCGGCACGAGGGCCGGCTGATCCAGCTCGGCCAGGTCAGCCGGCCGCTGCTGGACGTGCTCGCCGAGTACTCGCCGGAGTATCCGTGCCTGACCGCCGGCGCGGTGCGGTTGCAGCAGAACATCGAGGGCGCGTTCGACACCGGCCGGCTGCACATCACCCTGGAGATCACCAAGGACTCCGGCAAGTACGTCGCCGGCGACGAGCCGGCGAACCTGGCCGACACCGGGCCCAACTGCCGCGGCCTGCCGAGCCCGGCGGTGCCGTACCCGGGTGGCACGGTCGCGGACGGTTACCAGCACGGCGTGTCGCACCCGGGCGGCCTGCTCAGCGGCGGCGGCGACCCGGGCACCGCGGGGAGTGGCCTGGGTGGCATCGGTGGCGGGTCGGGCGTGGACATGGGCTACGCGGGTACGAGCGCCGAGCAGTCGGTCGTCAACCCGCTGGTGGCGGCGGCGACCGGCCGCAACGTGACCGACCTGGGCGGTATCGACGACCTGCTGTGGGGTCCACTGATGCGCGGATCGGTGGTGAGCGTCAAGTGA
- a CDS encoding MlaE family ABC transporter permease, translating to MSFYLRAFAWAPRTVRRYKREVLRLLAEVSFGSGALAVIGGTVGVIVAMTFFTGTEVGLQGYEALNQIGSSAFTGFISAYFNTREISPLVAGIALSATVGCGFTAQLGAMRINEEVDALEVMGLPSLPFLVTTRMIAGLIAVIPLYVIGLLASYLATREMVTLYFGQSSGTYDYYFHLFLPPEDVLWSFGKVLVFSVIVVLIHCYHGYHASGGPAGVGMAVGRAVRTALVAINVVDFFLSLAIWGATTTVRISG from the coding sequence ATGTCGTTCTACCTGCGCGCGTTCGCCTGGGCCCCGCGCACCGTCCGGCGGTACAAGCGGGAGGTGCTGCGGCTGCTCGCCGAGGTCTCGTTCGGGTCCGGCGCGCTGGCGGTGATCGGCGGCACCGTCGGGGTGATCGTCGCGATGACGTTCTTCACCGGGACGGAGGTCGGCCTGCAGGGGTACGAGGCGCTCAACCAGATCGGCTCGTCCGCGTTCACCGGCTTCATCTCCGCGTACTTCAACACCCGGGAGATCTCGCCGCTGGTGGCCGGGATCGCCCTGTCGGCGACGGTGGGCTGCGGGTTCACCGCGCAGCTGGGCGCGATGCGGATCAACGAGGAGGTGGACGCGCTGGAGGTGATGGGACTGCCGTCGCTGCCGTTCCTCGTGACCACCCGGATGATCGCCGGCCTGATCGCGGTGATCCCGCTGTACGTGATCGGCCTGCTGGCGAGCTACCTGGCGACCCGCGAGATGGTCACGCTCTACTTCGGGCAGTCGTCCGGCACCTACGACTACTACTTCCACCTGTTCCTACCGCCCGAGGATGTGCTGTGGTCGTTCGGCAAGGTGCTGGTGTTCAGCGTGATCGTGGTGCTGATCCACTGCTACCACGGGTACCACGCGTCCGGCGGCCCGGCCGGCGTCGGGATGGCGGTGGGCCGCGCGGTGCGTACCGCGCTGGTGGCGATCAACGTGGTCGACTTCTTCCTCAGCCTGGCGATCTGGGGCGCCACCACCACCGTACGGATCTCCGGGTGA
- a CDS encoding MlaE family ABC transporter permease, with protein sequence MSNPVAGALRQSGSFFAYCLDCLLAIPRRPFQLREMIQQAWFVSSVSILPTALVAIPFGAVISLQLGTLTSQLGAQSFTGAASVLAVVREAGPIVTALLIAGAGGSAICADLGARKIREELDAMEVLGIDPVQRLVVPRIIACMIVALLLNGLVSVVGVAGGYFFNVVLQGGTPGAYLASFQALGQIQDLIAGEFKAVVFGAMAALIACYKGMTAKGGPKGVGDAVNQSVVISFMLLFAVNFVMTSIYFQIVPQKGT encoded by the coding sequence GTGAGCAATCCGGTCGCCGGTGCCCTGCGGCAGTCCGGCTCGTTCTTCGCGTACTGCCTGGACTGCCTCCTCGCGATCCCGCGCCGGCCGTTCCAGCTGCGCGAGATGATCCAGCAGGCGTGGTTCGTCTCCAGCGTGTCGATCCTGCCGACGGCGCTGGTGGCGATCCCGTTCGGGGCGGTGATCTCGCTCCAGCTCGGCACCCTGACGAGCCAGCTCGGCGCCCAGTCGTTCACCGGGGCGGCGAGCGTGCTCGCGGTGGTGCGGGAGGCGGGGCCGATCGTGACGGCGCTGCTGATCGCCGGCGCGGGCGGTTCGGCGATCTGCGCCGATCTCGGCGCCCGGAAGATCCGGGAAGAGCTGGACGCGATGGAGGTGCTGGGCATCGACCCGGTGCAGCGGCTGGTGGTGCCCCGGATCATCGCCTGCATGATCGTCGCGCTGCTGCTCAACGGGCTGGTCAGCGTCGTGGGCGTGGCCGGCGGGTACTTCTTCAACGTGGTGCTGCAGGGCGGTACGCCGGGCGCCTACCTGGCGAGCTTCCAGGCGCTGGGGCAGATCCAGGACCTGATCGCCGGTGAGTTCAAGGCGGTGGTGTTCGGCGCGATGGCGGCGCTGATCGCCTGCTACAAGGGGATGACCGCGAAGGGTGGGCCGAAGGGTGTCGGCGACGCGGTCAACCAGAGCGTGGTCATCAGCTTCATGTTGCTGTTCGCGGTGAACTTCGTAATGACCTCGATCTACTTCCAGATCGTCCCGCAGAAGGGCACCTGA
- a CDS encoding ABC transporter ATP-binding protein, whose amino-acid sequence MGVEVQIDGLTKSFGRQNIWADVSFTLPEGEISVLLGPSGTGKSVFLKTLVGLLRPDRGHIWIEGRDLPELSERDLYEVRKLFGVLFQDGALFGSMNLYDNVAFPLREHTRKSESAVRDIVMEKLDLVGLAGDEGKLPGEISGGMRKRAGLARALVLEPEIILFDEPDSGLDPVRTTLLNHLIVDLNQQTGATFLIVTHDINTARTVPDNIGLIYRRHLAMFGPREMLLSSEEPVVRQFLNAQRHGPIGMAEEKDASELEAEAAAGIELPMLPPIPLQMQPTDGLPRPAERAPGEWCRANGVTPPAGSFVPAPGQPVVPGQPTVSDWAGPRPADPHADTVAIERRDGGV is encoded by the coding sequence GTGGGCGTCGAGGTGCAGATCGACGGGCTGACGAAGTCCTTCGGTCGGCAGAACATCTGGGCGGACGTCAGCTTCACGCTGCCCGAGGGCGAGATCTCCGTGCTGCTCGGCCCCTCCGGTACCGGCAAGTCGGTGTTCCTGAAGACGCTGGTCGGGCTGCTGCGGCCGGACCGCGGGCACATCTGGATCGAGGGCCGGGACCTGCCCGAACTGTCCGAGCGCGACCTGTACGAGGTGCGCAAGCTGTTCGGGGTGCTGTTCCAGGACGGCGCGCTGTTCGGCTCGATGAACCTGTACGACAACGTGGCGTTCCCGCTGCGCGAGCACACCCGCAAGTCGGAGTCGGCGGTCCGCGACATCGTGATGGAGAAGCTCGACCTGGTCGGGCTGGCCGGTGACGAGGGGAAGCTGCCGGGCGAGATCTCCGGCGGGATGCGCAAGCGGGCCGGGCTGGCCCGGGCGCTGGTGCTGGAGCCGGAGATCATCCTGTTCGACGAGCCCGACTCGGGCCTCGATCCGGTGCGCACCACGCTGCTCAACCACCTGATCGTCGATCTCAACCAGCAGACCGGCGCGACGTTCCTGATCGTCACGCACGACATCAACACGGCGCGCACGGTGCCGGACAACATCGGCCTGATCTACCGGCGGCACCTGGCCATGTTCGGGCCCCGGGAGATGCTGCTGTCCAGCGAGGAACCGGTGGTCCGGCAGTTCCTGAACGCGCAGCGGCACGGCCCGATCGGGATGGCCGAGGAGAAGGACGCGAGCGAGCTGGAGGCGGAGGCCGCGGCCGGCATCGAACTGCCGATGCTGCCGCCGATCCCGCTGCAGATGCAGCCGACCGACGGGCTGCCTCGCCCCGCGGAGCGCGCCCCGGGCGAGTGGTGCCGGGCGAACGGGGTGACCCCACCGGCCGGCTCGTTCGTGCCGGCGCCGGGCCAGCCGGTGGTGCCGGGGCAGCCGACGGTGAGCGACTGGGCGGGGCCCCGCCCCGCCGACCCGCACGCCGACACCGTCGCCATCGAGCGGAGGGACGGCGGTGTCTGA
- the rplL gene encoding 50S ribosomal protein L7/L12 — MAKLSTEELLDAFKEMTLIELSEFVKQFEETFEVTAAAPVAVAAVGGGAAPVEAAVEQDEFDVILDSAGDKKIQVIKEVRALTSLGLKEAKDVVEGAPKAILEKVTKEAAEKAKEQLEAAGGKVTLK, encoded by the coding sequence ATGGCGAAGCTCAGCACCGAAGAGCTGCTCGACGCGTTCAAGGAGATGACGCTGATCGAGCTGTCCGAGTTCGTGAAGCAGTTCGAGGAGACCTTCGAGGTCACCGCGGCTGCTCCGGTCGCCGTCGCGGCCGTGGGCGGCGGCGCCGCTCCGGTCGAGGCCGCCGTCGAGCAGGACGAGTTCGACGTCATCCTCGACTCGGCCGGCGACAAGAAGATCCAGGTCATCAAGGAGGTGCGCGCGCTGACCAGCCTGGGCCTGAAGGAGGCCAAGGACGTGGTCGAGGGCGCGCCGAAGGCGATCCTGGAGAAGGTCACCAAGGAGGCCGCGGAGAAGGCCAAGGAGCAGCTCGAGGCTGCCGGCGGCAAGGTGACCCTGAAGTAA